Below is a window of Streptomyces qaidamensis DNA.
CGCACGAGTGGCCGCTGCGGCTCACCCCGACCGTCCGCGCCGCCCTCACCGAACTCGCCGCGCTCTACGGCATCGAGACCGACCTCACCGACGTCGACGCGCTGCTGGAGAAGCTCGGCCCGGCTGCGAAGCTCGTCGAGCCGACCCTGCGCAACAGCGCCAACCCGACCATGCTGGAGGCCGGTTACAAGATCAACGTCATTCCCGGCGAGGCCGTGGCGCACGTGGACGGCCGGTACATGCCCGGCGGCGAGGAGGAGTTCCGCAGCACCCTCGACCGGCTCACCGGGCCGGACGTGGACTGGGAGTTCCACCACCGCGAGGTGGCCCTGGAGTCGCCGGTGGCCTCGCCGACGTACGCGGGCATGCGGGCCGCCGTCGAGGAGTTCGCGCCGGAGGGACACGTCGTGCCGTTCTGCATGTCCGGCGGCACCGACGCCAAGCAGTTCTCCCGTCTCGGCATCACCGGCTACGGGTTCACCCCGCTGAAGCTGCCGGACGGCTACGACTACGCGGCCATGTTCCACGGGGTCGACGAACGGGTACCGGTCGAGGCGCTGCACTTCGGTGTCCGCGTACTCGACCGGTTCCTGCGGACGGCCTAGGAGAGTGGGGGAGACGGTGCGGACGCTGGCCTACGGGGCGTGGCCCTCGCCCATCGACGCGGCCCTGACCGCTGCGCACGACGGGCACCCGGAGTACGTGGGCTTCGTCGGCGACGAGGTGTGGTGGACCGAGCCGCGCCCCGCCGAAGGCGGCCGGCGCACCCTGGTACGGCGGCACGCCGACGGCCGGGAGGAGCCCCTGCTGCCCGCGCCGTGGAACGTGCGCAGCCGGGTCATCGAGTACGGCGGGCACCCGTGGGCCGCCGTCGCGGGTGAGGCCGGGCCGCTGGTGGTGTTCGTGAACTTCGCCGACCAGCGGCTGTACCGCTGCGAGCCGGGCGGTGAACCCCGTCCGCTCACCCCCGTGTCACCGGTGGGCGCCGGCCTGCGCTGGGCCGAGCCGCTGCCGCTGCCCGAACGGGGCGAGGTGTGGTGCGTGCTGGAGGAGTTCACGGGCGACGGACCCACCGACGTGCGCCGCGTCCTGGCCGCCGTACCGCTGGACGGGTCCGCGGCCCGGGACCGGGGCGCCGTACGCGAACTCACCGACGCCCGGCACCGGTTCGTCACCGGACCGAAGCTCTCGCCCGACGGGCGGCGGGCCGCCTGGCTCGCCTGGGACCATCCGCGCATGCCCTGGGACGGCACCGAACTGCTCCTCGCCGAGGTCACGCCCGACGGCACGCTGCGCGACGCCCGGGCCGTTGCCGGCGGCCCCGGCGAGTCCATCGCCCAGGCGGACTGGACCCACGACGGCCGTCTACTGCACGCGAGCGACCGCACCGGCTGGTGGAACCTCTACCTCGACGGACAGCCGGTGTGCCCGCGCGAGGAGGAGTTCGGCGGCGCGCTGTGGGAGCTGGGTTCGCGATGGTTCACCCCGCTCGACAGCGGGCTGATCGCCGTCGTGCACGGCCGGGGCGCCACCGCCCTCGGCGTCCTGGACCCCGAGACCGGCGAGGTCGTCGACGCCGCCGGGCCCTGGACCGAGTTCACCCCCACCCTCGCCGCCCACGGCGAACGGGTCGTCGCCGTCGGGGCCAGCCCGCGCAGCGCCTACGAGGTCGTGGAGCTGGACGCCCGCACCGGCCGGGCCCGGGTCGTCGGCGCCGAGCACGACGACGCCGTCGATCCCGCGTACTACCCCGAGCCGCAGATCCGCACCTTCACCGGCCCCGACGGGCGCGACATCCACGCCCACATCTACCCGCCGCACCACCCCGGCTGCGTCGCGCCCGACGACGAACTGCCGCCCTACGTCGTCTGGGCGCACGGCGGGCCCACCGGCCGGGCCCCGCTCGTGCTCGACCT
It encodes the following:
- a CDS encoding prolyl oligopeptidase family serine peptidase, whose translation is MGETVRTLAYGAWPSPIDAALTAAHDGHPEYVGFVGDEVWWTEPRPAEGGRRTLVRRHADGREEPLLPAPWNVRSRVIEYGGHPWAAVAGEAGPLVVFVNFADQRLYRCEPGGEPRPLTPVSPVGAGLRWAEPLPLPERGEVWCVLEEFTGDGPTDVRRVLAAVPLDGSAARDRGAVRELTDARHRFVTGPKLSPDGRRAAWLAWDHPRMPWDGTELLLAEVTPDGTLRDARAVAGGPGESIAQADWTHDGRLLHASDRTGWWNLYLDGQPVCPREEEFGGALWELGSRWFTPLDSGLIAVVHGRGATALGVLDPETGEVVDAAGPWTEFTPTLAAHGERVVAVGASPRSAYEVVELDARTGRARVVGAEHDDAVDPAYYPEPQIRTFTGPDGRDIHAHIYPPHHPGCVAPDDELPPYVVWAHGGPTGRAPLVLDLEIAYFTSRGIGVAEVNYGGSTGYGRPYRERLREQWGVVDVEDCAAVALALAAEGTADPGRLAVRGGSAGGWTAAASLTTTDVYACGTIKYPILDLAGWGTGETHDFESQYLEGLIGPLAEVPARYAERSPAAHADRLAVPFLLLQGLDDVICPPVQCERFLARLEGRKVPHAYLAFEGEGHGFRKAETMVRALEAELSLYAQVFRLDPSGVPTLELSK